The DNA segment CCGACATCACGCGGGACTTCTTCCTGCTCGACCACGCCGAGCGCGACGGCGTCGCCGACTTCACCAGCATCGTCGGCGGGAAGTTCACCACCTACCGGCTGATGGCCGAGAAGATATCGGACCACGTCTGCGAGAAACTGGGCGTCTCTGCTGACTGCCGCACGGCCGACGAACCGCTCCCTGGAAGCGAGGACTTCTCGGTGCTCCGGGACTACATGGACGAGTTCGGCCTGCGGTCGCCGGTCGGCCGCCGGAGCGTCCAGCGGTTGGGCAGTCGGGCCGACGAGGTGCTGGGGACCGCGGAACCGAACCCGGTCGTCTGCGACTGCGAGGCCGTGACCCGGGCAGAGATTCGCGACGCGGTCAAGCAGTCGGGCACCGACCTCAACGCGGTCCGCATCCGGACCCGGGCGTCGATGGGCAACTGCCAGGGCGGCTTCTGCTGTCACCGGATGGCGGCCGAACTCCACCCCGACTACGACCAGACCCAGGCGTACGCCGCGCTCGACGAACTGTTCGCCGAGCGCTGGAAGGGCGAGCGCCACGCCCTCTGGGGCGAACAGCTCTCGCAGGCCGCGCTCAACTACGCGCTCCACGCGGCGACGATGAACCGGGACCGCGACCCCGCCGCGGTCTCGGACGCCGACGGCGACGAATCGTCGGACGTCGACTTCTCGGCGTTCGATTCGGGCGAGCGAGCGGTCCCGAACCCCGCGACCGACGGCGGTCGCCGGCACGACGGCGACGGAGGCACCCGTGGCGATTGAAGACGACGTGGTGGTGATCGGCGGGGGCATCGCCGGGATGACCGCCGCGCTGGCGGCCGCCCGCGAGGGTGCGGGCGTCCGCCTGCTCGCCCACAAGGAGTCGACGCTCCGGAGCGCGAGCGGACTGGTCGACGTGCTGGGCTACGACGCCGACGAGAACCTCCTGTCGGACCCCTTCGAGGCCGTCCCCGACCTGCCCGAGTCCCACCCCTACCGAACTGTCGGCGTCGAGGGAATCCGCGACGCGCTCGCGCTCTTCGACGACGCGGTCGGCGACCGCTACCGCGGGGGCCACACCGACCGGAACGCGCTCGTGCCGACCCACGGCGGGTCGGTCAAGCCGACCGCCCGCTACCCCGCGAGCGCGGCGGCCGGCCTGGCGAGCGACTCGCGGGACGCCCTGCTGGTCGGCTTCGAGACGGTCACGGACTTCGACGCGCCGCTGGCGGCCGCCCACCTCGAATCGGCGGGCGTCCCGTTTTCGGTTCGGGGGACCGTGATTTCGTTCCCCGGCGACTTCCGGGTCGACGCCAAGGTGACGCGGTACGCCGACGCGCTCGACGCTGACGAGCGCGTCGAGGTCCGCGGCGACGGCTACAGCACGAAACTCCCCGTCCGCGAGGCGCTCGCGGAGGCGGTCAAGCCCCACCTCCGGGGCGCCGAGCGCGTGGGCTTTCCCGCGCTGCTCGGCCAGCACCGCCCGGCCGAGGTGCGCGAGTCGCTCGAAGCCGAACTCGGCGCGGCCGT comes from the Halorussus vallis genome and includes:
- the glpB gene encoding glycerol-3-phosphate dehydrogenase subunit GlpB, which codes for MAIEDDVVVIGGGIAGMTAALAAAREGAGVRLLAHKESTLRSASGLVDVLGYDADENLLSDPFEAVPDLPESHPYRTVGVEGIRDALALFDDAVGDRYRGGHTDRNALVPTHGGSVKPTARYPASAAAGLASDSRDALLVGFETVTDFDAPLAAAHLESAGVPFSVRGTVISFPGDFRVDAKVTRYADALDADERVEVRGDGYSTKLPVREALAEAVKPHLRGAERVGFPALLGQHRPAEVRESLEAELGAAVFEVPMGPPSLPGMRLEGALLSASREAGVRFTTGNPVVDYETADDREGTDPDGRVAAVRVERNGAAIPFHADQFVLATGGLVGKGIDSDREGVAEPIFDCRVAHPSDRYDWFADDAFGDHPFARFGVDVDDDLRPLDSAGDAEFANLRAAGAVLGGYDLAAEKSGSGVSLATGRAAGLAAAREVTNYS